A single region of the Leptodactylus fuscus isolate aLepFus1 chromosome 5, aLepFus1.hap2, whole genome shotgun sequence genome encodes:
- the BOLA3 gene encoding bolA-like protein 3, whose amino-acid sequence MWAAAHLASRTRTCYLCNLRRSFASKGENRITQVLKTKFPLASSVKVVDISGGCGAMYEIHVESEEFKNKRTVQQHQMVNEALQDEIKAMHGLRIFTSVPKP is encoded by the exons ATGTGGGCTGCCGCGCACCTAGCCTCCAGGACGAGG ACTTGTTACCTTTGTAACCTTAGAAGATCATTTGCATCAAAAGGAGAAAATCGGATCACACAAGTGCTAAAGACAAAGTTTCCTCTCGCCTCCTCTGTGAAAGTTGTGGATATTTCAG GAGGATGTGGGGCAATGTATGAGATCCATGTCGAGTCTGAAGAATTCAAAAATAAGCGCACAGTTCAGCAGCATCAGATGGTCAATGAG GCTCTTCAAGATGAGATTAAAGCCAtgcacgggctcagaatcttcacGTCTGTTCCAAAACCTTGA